From the genome of Chlorocebus sabaeus isolate Y175 chromosome 2, mChlSab1.0.hap1, whole genome shotgun sequence, one region includes:
- the SLC32A1 gene encoding vesicular inhibitory amino acid transporter, which produces MATLLRSKLSNVATSVSNKSQAKVSGMFARMGFQAATDEEAVGFAHCDDLDFEHRQGLQMDILKAEGEPCGDEGAEPPVEGDIHYQRGSGAPLPPSGSKDQVGAGGEFGGHDKPKITAWEAGWNVTNAIQGMFVLGLPYAILHGGYLGLFLIIFAAVVCCYTGKILIACLYEENEDGEVVRVRDSYVAIANACCAPRFPTLGGRVVNVAQIIELVMTCILYVVVSGNLMYNSFPGLPVSQKSWSIIATAVLLPCAFLKNLKAVSKFSLLCTLAHFVINILVIAYCLSRARDWAWEKVKFYIDVKKFPISIGIIVFSYTSQIFLPSLEGNMQQPSEFHCMMNWTHIAACVLKGLFALVAYLTWADETKEVITDNLPGSIRAVVNIFLVAKALLSYPLPFFAAVEVLEKSLFQEGSRAFFPACYGGDGRLKSWGLTLRCALVVFTLLMAIYVPHFALLMGLTGSLTGAGLCFLLPSLFHLRLLWRKLLWHQVFFDVAIFVIGGICSVSGFVHSLEGLIEAYRTNAED; this is translated from the exons ATGGCCACCTTGCTCCGCAGCAAGCTGTCCAACGTGGCCACGTCCGTGTCCAACAAGTCCCAGGCCAAGGTGAGCggcatgttcgccaggatgggtTTTCAGGCGGCCACGGATGAGGAGGCGGTGGGCTTCGCGCACTGCGATGACCTCGACTTTGAGCACCGCCAGGGCCTGCAGATGGACATCCTGAAAGCCGAGGGCGAGCCCTGCGGGGACGAGGGCGCTGAACCGCCCGTCGAGGGAGACATCCATTATCAGCGCGGCAGCGGCGCTCCTCTGCCGCCCTCGGGTTCCAAGGACCAGGTGGGAGCTGGTGGTGAGTTCGGGGGCCACGACAAGCCCAAGATCACAGCGTGGGAGGCAGGCTGGAACGTGACCAACGCCATCCAG GGTATGTTCGTGCTGGGCCTACCCTACGCCATCCTGCACGGCGGCTACCTGGGGTTGTTCCTCATCATCTTCGCCGCCGTGGTGTGCTGCTACACCGGCAAGATCCTCATCGCGTGCCTGTACGAGGAGAATGAAGACGGCGAGGTGGTGCGCGTGCGGGACTCTTACGTGGCCATAGCCAACGCCTGCTGCGCCCCGCGCTTCCCCACGTTGGGAGGCCGCGTGGTGAACGTGGCGCAGATCATCGAGCTAGTGATGACGTGCATCCTGTACGTGGTGGTGAGTGGCAACCTCATGTACAACAGCTTCCCGGGGCTGCCTGTGTCGCAGAAGTCCTGGTCCATTATCGCCACGGCCGTGCTCCTGCCTTGCGCCTTCCTTAAGAACCTCAAGGCCGTGTCCAAGTTCAGTCTGCTGTGCACTCTGGCCCACTTCGTCATCAATATCCTAGTCATAGCCTACTGTCTGTCGCGGGCACGCGACTGGGCCTGGGAGAAGGTCAAGTTCTACATCGACGTCAAGAAGTTCCCCATCTCCATTGGCATTATTGTGTTCAGCTACACGTCGCAGATCTTCCTGCCTTCGCTGGAGGGCAATATGCAGCAGCCCAGCGAGTTCCACTGCATGATGAACTGGACGCACATCGCCGCCTGCGTGCTCAAGGGCCTCTTCGCACTCGTCGCCTACCTCACCTGGGCCGACGAGACCAAGGAGGTCATCACGGATAACCTGCCTGGCTCCATCCGCGCCGTGGTCAACATCTTTCTGGTGGCCAAGGCGCTGTTGTCCTATCCTCTGCCATTCTTCGCCGCTGTCGAGGTTCTGGAGAAGTCGCTCTTCCAGGAAGGCAGCCGAGCCTTTTTCCCGGCCTGCTACGGCGGCGACGGGCGCCTGAAGTCCTGGGGGCTGACGCTGCGCTGCGCGCTTGTCGTCTTCACGCTGCTCATGGCCATCTATGTGCCGCATTTCGCGCTGCTCATGGGCCTCACCGGCAGCCTCACGGGCGCCGGCCTCTgtttcttgttgcccagcctcTTTCACCTGCGCCTGCTCTGGCGCAAGCTGCTGTGGCACCAAGTCTTCTTCGACGTCGCCATCTTCGTCATCGGCGGCATCTGCAGCGTGTCCGGTTTCGTGCACTCCCTCGAGGGCCTCATCGAGGCCTACCGAACCAACGCGGAGGACTAG